One window of Curtobacterium sp. 458 genomic DNA carries:
- a CDS encoding helicase associated domain-containing protein: protein MPTPNSALTALWNDYAEYAARPTGVLTLDERRGVAFYLADRDDAADVEPFVRRWIRNVHDVDTFRQQHGRLPRADPARPRPATDEQALVDVLAYFREVGNADGYCTYQRRRLEAIPGFAWRPRDARWEEMLQRHQQFWADNGRAPQRRALDGDEVSIGRWVAHQRARHRRGALPGDREQQLRRARYRIL, encoded by the coding sequence ATGCCCACCCCGAACTCTGCGCTCACTGCCCTTTGGAACGACTACGCCGAGTACGCCGCCCGCCCGACCGGCGTACTCACGCTGGATGAGCGCCGCGGCGTCGCGTTCTACCTCGCCGACCGCGATGACGCCGCTGATGTGGAACCGTTCGTTCGGCGGTGGATCCGCAACGTGCACGACGTCGACACGTTCCGGCAGCAGCATGGTCGGCTGCCTCGTGCGGACCCGGCGCGTCCGCGGCCCGCAACCGACGAGCAGGCGCTGGTGGATGTTCTGGCCTACTTCCGCGAGGTCGGCAACGCGGACGGGTACTGCACCTATCAGCGGCGGCGACTCGAAGCGATCCCTGGTTTCGCGTGGCGACCTCGAGACGCACGGTGGGAGGAGATGCTGCAGCGGCATCAGCAGTTCTGGGCCGACAACGGCCGTGCGCCGCAGCGTCGTGCCTTGGACGGGGATGAGGTGTCGATCGGGCGGTGGGTCGCGCATCAGCGTGCCCGGCACCGGCGTGGCGCGCTCCCGGGCGACCGGGAGCAGCAGCTTCGTCGTGCTCGATACAGGATCCTCTGA
- a CDS encoding MarR family transcriptional regulator yields MPQEDEVDRIVAAWGRERDDLDFAPLEVFSRVDRLARHLDRARRAAFDASGVEPWEFDVLSALRRAGEPYELSPKTLLQQTLVSSGTMTNRVDRLAARGLVSRRTDPRDGRGILVALTVSGRQAVDAAIADLLDAERGILDEVAGPEQAQLSALLRRLILGLGD; encoded by the coding sequence ATGCCGCAGGAGGACGAGGTCGACCGGATCGTCGCGGCGTGGGGTCGTGAGCGTGACGACCTCGACTTCGCCCCGCTCGAAGTGTTCTCGCGGGTGGACCGGTTGGCACGGCACCTGGACCGCGCACGCCGTGCAGCGTTCGACGCGAGCGGGGTGGAGCCGTGGGAGTTCGACGTCCTGTCTGCACTCCGGCGTGCAGGCGAGCCGTACGAGCTGAGCCCGAAGACGCTGCTGCAGCAGACGCTGGTGTCGAGCGGCACGATGACGAACCGCGTCGACCGATTGGCGGCACGTGGCCTGGTGAGCCGTAGGACGGACCCGCGCGACGGACGCGGGATCCTCGTGGCGCTGACGGTGTCCGGACGGCAGGCGGTGGACGCCGCGATCGCCGACCTGCTCGACGCCGAACGCGGGATCCTCGACGAGGTCGCCGGCCCGGAACAGGCGCAGCTGTCCGCCCTGTTGCGACGGCTGATCCTCGGCCTGGGCGACTGA
- a CDS encoding VOC family protein, with translation MHAITLAVADVERSAAFYRDLLGIEGSGVIGTEYPRTDSQAGGTTAMFTLDDGLIVSVYGREDMALDSGVDLPHGPTSTIGHFVGSQSDADAFLDRARSAGATMLAAPYTRPWGMYSGFFQDPDGHLWEVVANPGGGDPADASPAA, from the coding sequence ATGCACGCGATCACCCTGGCCGTGGCCGACGTCGAGCGTTCGGCCGCGTTCTACCGCGACCTGCTCGGCATCGAGGGCAGCGGCGTCATCGGCACCGAGTACCCGCGGACGGACTCGCAAGCGGGCGGGACGACGGCCATGTTCACGCTCGACGACGGACTCATCGTGAGCGTGTACGGCCGCGAGGACATGGCGCTCGACTCCGGCGTCGACCTCCCGCACGGTCCGACCTCGACCATCGGGCACTTCGTCGGCTCGCAGTCCGATGCAGACGCGTTCCTCGACCGGGCGCGGTCCGCGGGGGCGACGATGCTCGCTGCGCCGTACACACGTCCGTGGGGCATGTACTCCGGCTTCTTCCAGGACCCGGACGGCCACCTCTGGGAGGTCGTGGCGAACCCGGGCGGCGGCGACCCGGCGGATGCGTCGCCTGCCGCGTAG
- a CDS encoding ABC-F family ATP-binding cassette domain-containing protein — translation MAHLLGAENLHLEFPTRVVFDSVTLGIDEGDRIGVVGRNGDGKSTLLALLSKRIEPDDGRVTHRRGLTVGYLDQRDVLPAGATVGATVVGDRAEHEWAGDPTIRDIIGGLVSDIPWEANVDDLSGGQRRRIALAKLLVGDWDVLFLDEPTNHLDVEGIQWLADHIKRRWSANQGGLVVVTHDRWFLDAVSTDTWEVHDGVVDPFEGGYAAYILQRVERDRQAAASEQRRQNLARKELAWLRRGAPARTSKPKFRIDAANALIDDVPPIRDTVALSQMATARLGKDVVDLLDAGVTFGDDVILRDVEWRIAPGERTGILGPNGAGKSTLLNLVSGKLQPTTGRVKTGKTVQVAVLDQQLADLQQYADDRVREVVARKKTSYVADGKEMTPSQLLERLGFTSAQLSTPVKDLSGGQKRRLQLMLILLDEPNVLILDEPTNDLDTDMLAAMEDLLDTWPGTLLVVSHDRYLLERVTDQQYAVLGGHLRHLPGGVDEYMRLRASGSVPATASAAAAAAAGRPDTAGGTGSAANVAGSAGGAGAGAAGAAAASGASGMPAAAAAAAAPALSGAERRAAEKEMSALDRRIARVGADRQAVLDAFAAHDQSDYAGLGALQAKLGALEAEVESLEERWLEVAEQLGV, via the coding sequence GTGGCTCATCTCCTCGGCGCCGAGAACCTGCATCTCGAGTTCCCCACCCGTGTCGTCTTCGACAGCGTCACCCTCGGCATCGACGAGGGCGACCGCATCGGCGTGGTCGGCCGGAACGGCGACGGCAAGTCGACGCTCCTCGCGCTCCTCTCGAAGCGGATCGAGCCGGACGACGGCCGGGTCACACACCGCCGCGGCTTGACGGTCGGGTACCTCGACCAGCGCGACGTCCTGCCGGCGGGCGCGACCGTCGGCGCGACCGTCGTCGGCGACCGAGCCGAGCACGAGTGGGCCGGCGACCCGACGATCCGCGACATCATCGGCGGCCTCGTGTCGGACATCCCGTGGGAGGCGAACGTCGACGACCTCTCGGGGGGCCAGCGACGACGCATCGCCCTCGCGAAGCTCCTCGTCGGCGACTGGGACGTGCTGTTCCTCGACGAGCCGACGAACCACCTCGACGTCGAGGGCATCCAGTGGCTCGCCGACCACATCAAGCGTCGGTGGTCCGCGAACCAGGGCGGTCTCGTCGTCGTGACGCACGACCGGTGGTTCCTCGACGCCGTGTCGACCGACACGTGGGAGGTCCACGACGGCGTCGTCGACCCCTTCGAGGGCGGTTACGCGGCGTACATCCTCCAGCGCGTCGAGCGTGACCGGCAGGCGGCGGCGTCCGAGCAGCGCAGGCAGAACCTCGCCCGCAAGGAGCTCGCGTGGCTCCGTCGCGGCGCACCCGCCCGGACCAGCAAGCCGAAGTTCCGCATCGATGCGGCGAACGCCCTCATCGACGACGTCCCGCCGATCCGCGACACCGTCGCGCTCTCGCAGATGGCGACCGCACGCCTCGGCAAGGACGTCGTCGACCTGCTCGACGCCGGTGTCACGTTCGGCGACGACGTCATCCTCCGTGACGTCGAGTGGCGGATCGCGCCGGGGGAGCGGACCGGCATCCTCGGGCCGAACGGCGCGGGCAAGTCGACGCTGCTCAACCTGGTGTCCGGCAAGCTCCAGCCCACCACGGGTCGCGTGAAGACCGGCAAGACAGTGCAGGTCGCGGTGCTCGACCAGCAGCTCGCCGACCTCCAGCAGTACGCCGACGACCGGGTGCGCGAGGTCGTCGCCCGCAAGAAGACCTCCTACGTCGCCGACGGCAAGGAGATGACGCCGTCGCAGCTGCTCGAGCGCCTCGGCTTCACCTCCGCGCAGCTCTCGACACCGGTCAAGGACCTCAGCGGTGGGCAGAAGCGACGGCTCCAGCTCATGCTCATCCTGCTCGACGAACCGAACGTGCTCATCCTCGACGAGCCCACGAACGACCTCGACACGGACATGCTCGCCGCGATGGAGGACCTCCTCGACACCTGGCCGGGCACGCTCCTGGTGGTCTCGCACGACCGGTACCTGCTCGAACGCGTCACCGACCAGCAGTACGCCGTGCTCGGCGGGCACCTCCGGCACCTCCCCGGCGGGGTCGACGAGTACATGCGGCTGCGTGCGTCGGGCTCGGTGCCCGCGACCGCGTCGGCGGCTGCCGCCGCTGCTGCCGGGAGGCCCGACACGGCAGGCGGGACCGGCTCGGCCGCCAACGTGGCCGGGTCGGCGGGCGGGGCCGGGGCCGGGGCCGCGGGTGCTGCTGCTGCGTCCGGTGCGTCTGGCATGCCGGCCGCTGCGGCCGCGGCCGCCGCTCCGGCGCTCTCGGGTGCGGAGCGTCGGGCGGCGGAGAAGGAGATGTCGGCGCTCGACCGCCGGATCGCCCGCGTCGGTGCCGACCGGCAGGCGGTCCTCGACGCGTTCGCGGCGCACGACCAGTCCGACTACGCGGGACTCGGTGCGCTGCAGGCGAAGCTCGGGGCGCTCGAGGCCGAGGTCGAGTCGCTCGAGGAGCGCTGGCTCGAGGTCGCGGAGCAGCTCGGGGTGTAG
- a CDS encoding PLD nuclease N-terminal domain-containing protein translates to MSVLLYGAGTLLLVFALIDILTKTDAEIRGLPKLAWVLICIFVPVVGPIVWFAVGHDWAPGERNHGRYLDPVRHEDRYATLGEARSAHGDKRVSGTEQELADLEREIEYWEAQARLKRAKEAAGEGDPTPSS, encoded by the coding sequence ATGAGCGTGCTGCTGTACGGAGCGGGGACCCTCCTGCTCGTCTTCGCCCTGATCGACATCCTGACGAAGACCGACGCCGAGATCCGCGGGCTGCCGAAGCTCGCCTGGGTCCTCATCTGCATCTTCGTCCCCGTCGTCGGCCCGATCGTGTGGTTCGCCGTCGGTCACGACTGGGCACCCGGCGAGCGGAACCACGGCCGCTACCTCGATCCGGTCCGCCACGAGGACCGGTACGCCACCCTCGGGGAGGCCCGGTCGGCCCACGGCGACAAACGCGTCAGCGGCACCGAACAGGAACTCGCCGACCTCGAGCGCGAGATCGAGTACTGGGAGGCGCAGGCGCGCCTGAAGCGCGCGAAGGAAGCAGCCGGCGAAGGCGACCCGACCCCGTCGAGCTGA
- a CDS encoding molybdenum cofactor biosynthesis protein MoaE produces the protein MTGAQAAGRVLLADVVDRDVTVEETSTAVASDRDGAVVTFAGVVRDHDGGKGVTALDYEGHPTAAAVLREVAETIAADHPDVRIAVLHRVGALVVGDVALAAAVASPHRAQAFAACAALIDLVKERTPIWKHQRFLDGSDEWVAAL, from the coding sequence GTGACCGGGGCGCAGGCTGCCGGGCGGGTCCTGCTCGCGGACGTCGTCGACCGCGACGTGACCGTCGAGGAGACGAGCACCGCCGTGGCCTCCGACCGTGACGGCGCTGTCGTGACGTTCGCCGGGGTCGTCCGCGACCACGACGGCGGCAAGGGCGTCACGGCGCTCGACTACGAGGGGCACCCGACCGCGGCCGCCGTGCTCCGCGAGGTCGCCGAGACGATCGCAGCGGACCACCCCGACGTCCGGATCGCCGTGCTGCACCGGGTCGGAGCCCTCGTGGTGGGGGACGTCGCGCTCGCCGCCGCCGTCGCCTCGCCGCACCGGGCGCAGGCCTTCGCTGCCTGTGCGGCCCTCATCGACCTCGTGAAGGAACGCACCCCGATCTGGAAGCACCAGCGCTTCCTCGACGGCTCCGACGAGTGGGTCGCCGCCCTCTGA
- a CDS encoding molybdopterin-binding protein, producing MTSEPTRGRAGVLVVSTQAAADPALDRTGPVIAAWLREHGFTVAEPTIVPDGGPIAETITGEVLAGARVVITTGGTGVTPTDRTPEAVAPLLDLELPGIVEEIRRRGLAGAGPTALLSRGVAGIAAGGTFIATLPGSRGGVADGLDVLGGLLDHVLAQLHGDGHAPRSAS from the coding sequence ATGACGTCCGAACCGACGAGGGGGCGAGCCGGCGTGCTCGTCGTCTCCACGCAGGCCGCGGCGGACCCCGCACTCGACCGCACCGGGCCGGTGATCGCCGCCTGGCTCCGCGAGCACGGCTTCACGGTGGCGGAACCGACGATCGTGCCCGACGGCGGTCCGATCGCGGAGACGATCACGGGCGAGGTCCTCGCCGGCGCCCGGGTCGTCATCACCACCGGCGGCACCGGCGTCACCCCCACCGACCGCACGCCCGAGGCCGTCGCACCCCTGCTCGACCTCGAACTCCCCGGGATCGTCGAGGAGATCCGGCGCCGGGGCCTCGCCGGGGCCGGACCGACCGCACTCCTCAGCCGCGGAGTCGCCGGGATCGCCGCCGGCGGGACGTTCATCGCCACCCTTCCCGGGTCCCGAGGGGGCGTGGCCGACGGGCTCGACGTCCTCGGCGGACTGCTCGACCACGTGCTCGCCCAGCTCCACGGCGACGGACACGCACCGCGGAGCGCCTCGTGA
- the moaC gene encoding cyclic pyranopterin monophosphate synthase MoaC, which translates to MTDLSHVRADGSAHMVDVSDKDVTDRSATATATLVTRPDVVARIIDGSLPKGEVIGTARIAAIMAVKKTSDLVPLCHPLPISGVQVDITGADDRVVVEVSVRTTSRTGVEMEALTGASVGALTVYDMVKAVDRAATITDVRVLEKHGGRSGDWEADR; encoded by the coding sequence ATGACCGACCTCTCCCACGTCCGCGCCGACGGATCGGCTCACATGGTCGACGTCTCCGACAAGGACGTCACCGACCGCTCGGCCACTGCGACCGCGACCCTCGTGACCCGGCCCGACGTCGTCGCCCGGATCATCGACGGCTCACTGCCCAAGGGCGAGGTCATCGGCACCGCGCGCATCGCCGCGATCATGGCGGTGAAGAAGACCTCCGACCTCGTCCCGCTCTGCCACCCGCTGCCGATCTCGGGGGTCCAGGTCGACATCACGGGCGCCGACGACCGCGTCGTGGTCGAGGTGTCCGTCCGCACCACCTCACGGACCGGCGTCGAGATGGAGGCCCTGACCGGCGCCAGCGTCGGCGCGCTCACGGTGTACGACATGGTCAAGGCCGTCGACCGGGCAGCGACCATCACCGACGTCCGGGTGCTCGAGAAGCACGGCGGCCGCTCGGGCGACTGGGAGGCAGACCGATGA
- the glp gene encoding gephyrin-like molybdotransferase Glp codes for MAALLAPVTTQLTPGTSDRSCLEARRTVDLAADARAGARRRLATRVVAPVALPAFDNSQMDGFAVRAADAGRALTVAAPIPAGRVPAPLAPGAAAPIMTGARIPDGADAVFPVERTDVGAFPAALTLDRVHVPDDVTAGDFVRTTGSDLPRGGVVAEAGAFVAPALLGALAAAGVEQVDVVRPVRVLVVSTGSELVGVDVHGAGIGDANGVALTAALAEVGAEARTVVVPDDETAFLAGVTEAVGDWADLVLTTGGISAGAYEVVRQALEPRGIEVTPVAMQPGGPQALGTVTFGDRAVPVIAFPGNPVSALVSFEVFLRPVLAPLVGLPADRPVQVLPAAEAAVSPEAKHQVRRGRVEDGCVHLVGGPSSHLLAHYAAATHLVHVPVGTAAVEPGDPLTVWSL; via the coding sequence GTGGCTGCGCTGCTCGCCCCGGTCACCACGCAGCTCACGCCCGGCACGTCCGACCGTTCCTGCCTGGAGGCCCGGCGCACCGTCGACCTCGCCGCCGACGCCCGCGCCGGGGCACGCCGTCGGCTCGCGACACGCGTCGTCGCACCGGTCGCGCTCCCCGCGTTCGACAACAGCCAGATGGACGGCTTCGCCGTCCGCGCCGCCGACGCCGGCCGGGCCCTCACGGTCGCTGCCCCGATCCCCGCGGGCCGGGTCCCCGCCCCGCTCGCGCCCGGTGCCGCCGCGCCGATCATGACCGGTGCGCGGATCCCCGACGGGGCCGACGCCGTCTTCCCCGTCGAACGCACCGACGTCGGCGCGTTCCCCGCGGCGTTGACGCTCGATCGCGTCCACGTGCCCGACGACGTCACCGCGGGGGACTTCGTCCGCACCACCGGCTCCGACCTGCCCCGGGGCGGGGTCGTGGCCGAGGCCGGGGCGTTCGTCGCCCCGGCGCTCCTCGGTGCGCTCGCCGCAGCCGGCGTGGAACAGGTCGACGTCGTCCGTCCGGTCCGGGTGCTCGTCGTGAGCACCGGCTCCGAACTCGTCGGTGTCGACGTCCACGGTGCGGGCATCGGCGACGCGAACGGCGTGGCGCTGACCGCCGCGCTCGCCGAGGTCGGTGCCGAGGCCCGCACCGTCGTGGTCCCCGACGACGAGACCGCGTTCCTCGCGGGCGTCACCGAGGCCGTCGGCGACTGGGCCGACCTCGTCCTGACGACCGGTGGGATCAGCGCGGGTGCGTACGAGGTCGTGCGGCAGGCGCTCGAGCCGCGCGGGATCGAGGTGACGCCGGTCGCGATGCAGCCCGGTGGCCCGCAGGCGCTCGGGACGGTGACGTTCGGCGACCGAGCCGTCCCCGTGATCGCGTTCCCCGGCAACCCCGTCTCGGCGCTCGTCTCGTTCGAGGTGTTCCTCCGCCCGGTGCTCGCCCCGCTCGTCGGGCTCCCGGCCGACCGCCCCGTGCAGGTGCTGCCCGCGGCCGAGGCCGCCGTCTCGCCCGAGGCCAAGCACCAGGTCCGACGCGGCAGGGTGGAGGACGGCTGTGTCCACCTGGTCGGCGGCCCGAGCTCCCACCTCCTCGCGCACTACGCCGCCGCGACGCACCTCGTCCACGTCCCCGTCGGCACCGCCGCCGTCGAACCGGGTGACCCGCTCACCGTCTGGAGTCTGTAG